From one Halodesulfovibrio sp. genomic stretch:
- a CDS encoding rhodanese-like domain-containing protein, producing MQLVVTIPTKFSIYVKGVKNMDNIQKMKATAVEELVQNNKAVLLDIRTPTEILEQEIPDSIVMPFDLVSADRIKDTVGTDKKVVFVCRSGSRAIQAAQAVAGAVDSAVLDGGIIAWSKTGLPLKEGRKIIPLDRQVLITLGTLLLITLLLSYTVSSAFLFIVAFFGAGMIFAGVTGNCGMARVLLLMPWNRTPLCSSGTCGAASKRQ from the coding sequence GTGCAGTTAGTAGTTACTATTCCTACTAAATTTTCTATCTATGTAAAAGGGGTTAAAAATATGGACAACATTCAAAAGATGAAAGCAACTGCTGTAGAAGAGTTGGTTCAAAATAATAAAGCAGTTTTATTAGATATACGAACACCTACTGAAATTTTAGAACAAGAAATTCCTGATTCTATTGTGATGCCATTTGATCTTGTCTCAGCCGATAGGATTAAAGATACAGTCGGGACAGACAAAAAGGTTGTCTTTGTCTGTAGATCTGGAAGTAGAGCAATTCAGGCGGCGCAGGCTGTAGCAGGTGCTGTTGACTCTGCTGTGTTGGATGGCGGCATTATTGCGTGGAGCAAAACAGGGTTACCTCTTAAAGAAGGTAGAAAAATTATCCCGCTGGATCGTCAGGTGCTTATCACTTTGGGAACCTTATTGCTGATTACCTTGTTACTTAGCTACACGGTATCTTCAGCCTTTTTATTTATAGTTGCCTTTTTTGGTGCAGGAATGATTTTTGCCGGAGTCACTGGCAATTGTGGTATGGCGCGTGTGTTGCTTCTTATGCCTTGGAATAGGACGCCGTTGTGTTCGAGTGGAACATGCGGGGCAGCTTCTAAACGACAGTGA
- the ychF gene encoding redox-regulated ATPase YchF: MALSIGIVGLPNVGKSTLFNALTKAQNAESANYPFCTIEPNKATVPVPDKRIDVLTEIANPQRTLHATVDFIDIAGLVRGASQGEGLGNQFLGNIREAAAILQVVRCFEDENITHVDGTVDPIRDIETIETELLLADVQSVEKRHDKLQRSTRGNKAMVPVVNGMKELLDHLNEGNPASTFAKRDSDVLAGQLAELALLTDKKIIYCANVDEDGLAEDNEHVTKLREFAESRGCELVKICAKVEEELQGLEDEEALELLESYGISESGLVQVIQTSYRTLGLICYFTVGVKEVRAWTIVDGYTAPQAAGVIHTDFERGFIRAEVIAYDAFVENKTEAACRAIGVLRSEGKDYIVKDGDVVHFLFNV, translated from the coding sequence ATGGCACTGAGCATCGGTATCGTTGGGCTTCCCAACGTGGGTAAGTCTACCCTTTTCAACGCCCTCACAAAGGCACAGAACGCAGAATCTGCGAACTACCCTTTTTGTACAATCGAACCCAACAAAGCGACTGTTCCTGTGCCGGACAAGCGCATTGACGTTCTCACAGAAATTGCAAATCCACAGCGCACATTGCATGCAACTGTAGATTTTATTGATATTGCCGGTCTTGTACGCGGCGCAAGTCAGGGTGAAGGTCTTGGTAACCAGTTCCTTGGCAACATTCGTGAAGCGGCTGCTATTTTGCAGGTTGTCCGCTGCTTTGAAGACGAAAACATTACGCACGTTGACGGCACCGTTGACCCTATTCGCGACATTGAGACCATTGAAACAGAATTGTTGCTTGCAGACGTTCAGTCTGTAGAAAAGCGTCATGACAAATTGCAGCGCTCCACTCGTGGCAACAAAGCAATGGTTCCAGTTGTAAACGGCATGAAAGAGCTGCTCGACCACCTTAACGAAGGTAATCCTGCATCCACTTTTGCTAAACGCGACAGCGACGTGCTTGCTGGTCAGCTGGCAGAGCTTGCTTTGCTCACTGACAAAAAAATCATCTACTGCGCTAACGTTGATGAAGACGGTCTTGCAGAAGATAACGAGCATGTAACCAAACTGCGTGAATTCGCAGAAAGCCGCGGCTGTGAGCTGGTAAAAATTTGCGCAAAGGTCGAAGAAGAGCTTCAGGGTCTTGAAGATGAAGAAGCACTGGAACTTCTTGAGTCATACGGCATCAGCGAAAGTGGTCTTGTACAAGTAATTCAGACTAGCTACCGAACTCTCGGACTCATCTGCTACTTTACAGTGGGTGTTAAAGAGGTTCGCGCATGGACTATTGTTGATGGCTACACTGCACCACAGGCTGCGGGTGTTATCCACACCGATTTTGAACGCGGATTTATTCGTGCAGAAGTTATCGCGTATGATGCATTTGTAGAAAATAAAACTGAAGCAGCATGCCGTGCCATCGGAGTTTTACGCTCTGAAGGTAAGGATTATATTGTTAAAGATGGGGATGTTGTTCACTTCCTCTTCAATGTATAG
- a CDS encoding transporter substrate-binding domain-containing protein has translation MKKLFAGFTALVFCALSVLLLSTPSYSITLSEIRARGELRHLGVPYARFADNNADGLDCLLIRRFAEHLGVKYTFISTNWENAISDLTGINPYSPDQSLAVRPPKGDLLANGFTILPQRERFVLFSHPTFTAQVWLLAKANADIQPISPTGNIQADIEKTVAKTIGKTVYGIEKICIDVNLFPSLRQAAGSAENIPLHTFHQPLSFVTSEYNIFLMESPSALMALGSWPYTFKIIGPVAKPQNMGVAFAKDSAELRDEFNRFFEQFWKSGEYQKLVNCYFPNSFIYFNKFFTKSFP, from the coding sequence TTGAAAAAACTATTTGCAGGATTCACTGCTCTTGTCTTCTGCGCCTTATCTGTTCTGCTACTTTCCACACCAAGCTATAGCATTACTCTTTCCGAAATCCGTGCCCGCGGAGAACTACGTCACTTAGGCGTTCCCTATGCCAGATTTGCAGACAACAATGCTGACGGACTTGATTGCCTCCTCATTCGACGCTTTGCGGAACATCTTGGTGTAAAGTACACCTTCATTTCCACCAACTGGGAAAACGCAATCTCAGACCTCACCGGCATCAACCCCTATTCACCAGATCAAAGCCTCGCAGTGCGTCCCCCAAAAGGCGATTTACTCGCAAATGGATTCACAATCCTGCCACAGCGCGAACGCTTTGTACTATTTTCCCACCCAACATTCACCGCCCAAGTGTGGCTACTGGCAAAAGCAAATGCCGACATCCAGCCCATATCTCCCACAGGGAACATTCAAGCAGATATTGAAAAAACGGTTGCCAAAACCATCGGGAAAACGGTGTACGGCATCGAAAAAATCTGTATTGATGTCAATTTATTTCCAAGCCTTCGTCAAGCAGCCGGTTCTGCGGAAAACATCCCGCTTCACACATTTCATCAGCCACTTTCCTTTGTTACTTCGGAATATAATATATTTCTCATGGAATCTCCCAGTGCTTTAATGGCATTAGGTTCTTGGCCCTACACTTTCAAAATTATTGGACCAGTTGCTAAACCACAAAATATGGGCGTGGCATTTGCGAAAGATTCTGCTGAACTAAGAGATGAATTTAACCGTTTTTTCGAACAATTCTGGAAAAGCGGAGAATACCAAAAACTCGTAAACTGCTATTTCCCTAATTCTTTCATTTACTTCAATAAATTCTTTACGAAGAGCTTTCCTTGA
- a CDS encoding PAS domain-containing hybrid sensor histidine kinase/response regulator produces MNKPLEQLFSGKKSFNIILILCVIIVSAFLMLGILLHRSQGSLQQMRQEQFRNDSEKVASAFKGYFAERKRDLRTLASAQAFSSYFHNKALGISLDYGMRAIIWNIEVVLKRFIMEYKVEDEFFFSEVAFIDYKYRMRIRVLSNKNAEPPISIKTITEKQLIPPSTPLTLEQSGDNPELRISIPYFIMGKHVGELSATLSSTAIEKYLQLLQNSDSFNLVLLYNNILFAHTTSPDLQFSINKLSEVPPNTLLQLDTAAHINDTLVPMTARLMPIIQRKIVAISFIESEKLNRGQLPDGIMLIFYAIFLAAAASITFAAHMIVKNTSLARSLKEAADSKKSTAEHLATLQQEIIVRRNAEMHALTAQQKAEQLTHVVPSAVFTITMDRKIDSWNKRAEELTGYRAIEMIGQTCSSLFLDTCKDECALFPYKQKTTCGNQHTLRQKNGSLRTIIKNTEPMLDGFGQIIGLIECFEDITDQQKTLAALAKTEANYRDIIQNAQDGIFQSTLSGEILNANPAFLNIFEFNTVEEMRRSFRGFENHFYVCSTRRAEFVNAMLKNRFVTNFESQIRTNSGRLLWVLESARLRTAPDGSIRFEGFVRDITVQKEAEQNLIAAKEAAEAASTAKNNFLANISHELRTPMNAIIGISELGLRSETDPTRKRNMEVLYRASSSLLNLLNDLLDFSAIEANVLSLKSAPFSVPEIMCNIRDLMRGEARKKNLEFTVTTDPFFPPLVVSDKERVKQILVNLIWNAIKFTNAGAISVHCYASPLESGEVETQSHHTSTIAQEKVLLTCSVSDTGIGIPSDKLEEIFESFAQLQSFDAAPHGGIGLGLAISQRLALRMGGTITVKSTLNQGSTFTVQIPCSIPSDNADQPHLLFAESQDTISSMPPLNVLVAEDNVFSQEVLIQMLKEDGHTVFLAEHGEQVLEILSHTSVDIILMDVQMPVLDGLETTKRIRAGEVPNLDVTIPIVTISAHDPITSTDSFHNGEVTEWLQKPITLHALQQVLRSIFTPKHHIAVDTHDSELLKDQDFTTAMHIDFDVIIEMVNGKHKIVGTILRTYLSSLPATLELLQIACNEADAEKIASITHTLKATMGSVGAVALAQTAQQMEHFARNNNIYEAQNLLADFMEGAQQSMEEVTDYLAQNTRACS; encoded by the coding sequence ATGAACAAACCGCTTGAACAACTTTTTTCGGGTAAAAAATCGTTCAATATCATATTGATACTCTGCGTAATAATTGTCTCTGCGTTTCTAATGCTCGGTATTTTACTGCATCGTTCGCAAGGCTCGTTACAACAGATGCGGCAGGAGCAGTTTCGGAATGACTCGGAAAAAGTTGCAAGTGCGTTTAAAGGATACTTTGCAGAACGGAAAAGAGACCTGCGCACACTTGCCTCAGCTCAAGCTTTTTCAAGCTATTTTCATAACAAAGCGCTCGGTATTTCACTAGACTACGGCATGCGTGCCATCATTTGGAATATTGAGGTGGTGCTAAAACGTTTTATTATGGAATACAAAGTCGAAGATGAATTCTTTTTTTCCGAAGTTGCTTTCATCGACTATAAATACCGGATGCGTATCCGCGTACTATCCAACAAAAACGCTGAACCACCTATTTCAATTAAAACAATAACAGAAAAACAACTCATTCCCCCCAGTACTCCCCTTACATTGGAACAGAGTGGCGACAACCCAGAGCTACGCATCTCAATCCCCTACTTCATTATGGGAAAACACGTCGGCGAGCTGTCAGCAACCCTCTCGTCCACAGCAATAGAAAAATATCTTCAACTGCTCCAAAACTCTGACAGCTTCAACCTTGTCTTGCTGTACAATAATATCCTTTTTGCACACACCACGTCACCAGATCTGCAATTCAGTATTAACAAGCTTTCGGAAGTACCTCCAAACACGCTGCTGCAATTAGACACCGCAGCCCACATCAACGACACACTTGTTCCTATGACAGCGCGTCTTATGCCGATCATACAACGCAAGATTGTCGCCATATCTTTCATCGAAAGCGAAAAACTGAATCGAGGGCAGCTACCAGACGGCATTATGCTTATCTTTTACGCCATCTTCTTAGCGGCGGCAGCAAGCATTACATTTGCGGCACATATGATTGTCAAAAATACTTCTCTTGCGCGTAGCCTCAAAGAGGCAGCAGACAGTAAAAAATCAACGGCGGAACATCTGGCAACGCTACAGCAAGAAATTATTGTCCGCCGAAATGCTGAAATGCACGCGCTCACAGCACAGCAAAAAGCAGAACAATTAACACATGTGGTACCGAGCGCAGTCTTTACAATCACAATGGACCGCAAAATAGATAGCTGGAATAAAAGAGCTGAAGAATTAACAGGCTACAGAGCAATCGAAATGATCGGGCAAACCTGCTCGTCTCTTTTTTTAGATACGTGCAAGGACGAATGTGCACTGTTTCCATACAAACAAAAAACAACATGCGGTAACCAGCACACACTGCGGCAAAAAAACGGTTCTCTGAGAACCATCATTAAAAATACCGAGCCGATGCTTGATGGTTTCGGTCAAATTATCGGACTGATCGAATGCTTCGAAGATATTACAGATCAACAAAAGACACTGGCTGCGCTAGCAAAAACAGAAGCCAACTACCGTGATATTATCCAGAACGCACAAGACGGTATTTTTCAAAGCACATTATCGGGTGAAATTTTGAATGCAAACCCAGCGTTCTTGAACATTTTTGAATTTAACACTGTTGAAGAGATGCGCCGGTCATTTCGGGGATTTGAAAACCACTTTTATGTCTGCTCAACGCGCAGAGCAGAATTTGTTAATGCAATGCTCAAAAACCGATTTGTGACTAACTTTGAATCACAAATACGCACCAACAGCGGGCGGTTACTGTGGGTGCTGGAAAGTGCTCGTTTGCGCACCGCACCGGATGGTTCCATCCGCTTTGAAGGCTTTGTGCGCGATATAACCGTTCAAAAAGAAGCTGAACAAAACCTGATCGCTGCAAAAGAAGCAGCAGAAGCAGCCAGTACAGCAAAAAACAACTTCCTCGCAAATATCAGTCACGAATTGCGTACCCCCATGAACGCAATCATCGGGATTTCAGAGTTAGGTTTACGATCTGAAACTGACCCAACCCGCAAGCGCAACATGGAAGTCCTTTATAGAGCCTCTAGCTCTCTGCTCAATCTATTAAATGACTTGCTCGATTTTTCCGCAATCGAAGCGAATGTCCTTTCGCTCAAATCTGCACCGTTTTCCGTTCCAGAAATCATGTGCAACATTCGTGATCTCATGCGAGGGGAAGCTCGCAAAAAAAATCTAGAATTCACTGTCACAACCGACCCATTCTTTCCTCCACTCGTTGTCAGTGACAAAGAACGCGTGAAGCAAATCCTCGTCAACCTTATATGGAACGCGATTAAATTTACAAATGCCGGTGCTATTTCTGTACATTGCTATGCATCGCCCCTTGAATCCGGTGAAGTTGAGACACAATCTCACCACACCAGTACCATTGCGCAAGAAAAAGTGCTGTTAACCTGTTCGGTTTCAGATACAGGAATCGGCATCCCTTCTGATAAGTTAGAAGAAATTTTCGAAAGCTTTGCGCAACTGCAATCTTTTGATGCAGCCCCACATGGTGGCATAGGATTAGGTCTTGCTATCTCACAGCGCCTAGCTCTGCGGATGGGTGGAACGATTACAGTAAAAAGTACCCTTAATCAGGGTTCTACATTCACTGTACAAATCCCGTGCAGTATCCCCTCAGATAACGCTGACCAACCACACTTGCTGTTTGCAGAGTCGCAAGACACTATTTCTTCCATGCCTCCACTTAATGTACTCGTAGCTGAAGATAACGTGTTCAGTCAGGAAGTATTGATACAAATGCTTAAAGAAGACGGGCACACTGTATTTCTCGCAGAACACGGGGAGCAGGTTCTCGAAATTCTTTCCCATACCTCAGTGGATATCATCCTGATGGATGTACAAATGCCGGTACTGGATGGGTTAGAAACAACAAAACGCATACGCGCGGGAGAAGTTCCCAACCTTGATGTCACTATTCCCATCGTTACAATCAGTGCTCATGACCCGATAACCTCAACTGATAGTTTCCATAATGGAGAAGTAACGGAATGGCTTCAAAAGCCTATAACCCTTCACGCGTTGCAACAAGTTTTGCGCTCCATATTCACGCCAAAACACCATATAGCAGTCGATACTCATGATTCTGAATTGCTAAAAGACCAAGATTTTACTACTGCAATGCATATTGATTTTGATGTTATTATCGAGATGGTTAACGGAAAGCATAAGATAGTTGGAACGATACTACGTACGTATTTATCGTCACTTCCTGCCACACTGGAACTTCTGCAAATAGCATGTAATGAGGCTGATGCTGAAAAAATAGCAAGCATCACCCATACACTAAAAGCTACTATGGGGTCTGTAGGCGCGGTTGCACTCGCGCAGACCGCACAACAAATGGAACATTTTGCTCGCAACAATAATATATATGAAGCACAAAATCTTCTTGCAGATTTTATGGAAGGTGCACAGCAGTCTATGGAAGAAGTTACAGACTACTTAGCCCAAAATACTAGAGCGTGTTCGTAA
- the msrB gene encoding peptide-methionine (R)-S-oxide reductase MsrB translates to MKIGSMLTLFVSVCTIFCFASGAIVASAAPWDDYKKPDKDKLKELLTPLQYRVTQEDGTETPFENPYYKFYTKKGIYVDLLSGAPLFSTTDQFDSGTGWPSFTKPIDPKYITLHKKFSFFGETYEVRSNTSDSHLGDRFNDGPPPNHLRYCINSAALRFIPKDSMEKEGYGAFLDLVK, encoded by the coding sequence ATGAAAATAGGAAGTATGCTAACTCTTTTCGTTTCCGTATGCACAATATTCTGTTTTGCAAGCGGTGCAATTGTGGCAAGTGCAGCACCTTGGGATGATTATAAAAAACCAGATAAAGATAAGCTTAAAGAACTACTTACTCCGCTTCAATACCGCGTAACTCAGGAAGATGGAACAGAGACTCCCTTTGAAAATCCGTATTATAAGTTTTACACAAAAAAGGGCATTTATGTAGATTTGCTTTCGGGTGCCCCATTGTTCAGCACAACGGATCAATTTGATTCGGGTACGGGGTGGCCGTCATTCACCAAGCCGATTGATCCTAAGTACATAACGTTGCACAAAAAGTTTTCTTTTTTTGGCGAGACTTATGAAGTTCGTAGTAATACATCGGATTCTCATTTAGGAGACAGGTTTAACGATGGACCTCCTCCAAATCATTTGCGCTACTGCATCAACTCTGCGGCACTCCGATTTATTCCAAAGGATTCTATGGAAAAAGAAGGGTATGGTGCATTTTTAGACTTGGTTAAATAA